The genomic window TTCCTACACCTCCAAAAAGAATTCTTATATTTTCAGCAGTATTGGAAGCTCTCAAGCAAGAGGTGCGTTGAACGGAACGGGTGTAATGTCAAGTAATTTAGTTCAAGCACTGACAACCCTAACGTTACGTAGTGACTTATGTTTCCTGACAATGCTTCCTTGGGCTGAAGTTATTGCTTCACAAAAGGCCTTATCTAGACACATAAAAGCTTGGTGTCATATTTGTTATAATGAGTGGCAAGAACAAGAGCAGGTAGTATACGAGCCTTTAATCTGGACATTGGATGTCATTAAAGTTTGTCCACGTCATCATCAACGCCTACAGACTCAGTGTCCTCATTGCCATAAACAATTGCTCGCATTAGAAGAAAAAACCCGCTTGGGCTACTGCTCAAAATGCCAGGGCTGGCTTGGTGTTGTTTCAAGAATAGATTCCGACATTCAATGTTTATCAGAAAATGAGTTGTCTTGGCAAATATGGGTAGCAGAAAACATTGGAAAGATAATTGCAACTGCACCTCATTTAGAATCTTTTCCAAGTAGAGAAGTAATTGGAAAAATAATTTATGAATATGTTAACCAAGCCACCAAAGGCAACTACGCAGACTTTGCAAGCTTTATCGGTAAGTCTAGAACTAATGTGAGTGAATGGTGTTCAGGTAGGAAGATTCCTAAACTTATTACAACTCTACAAATTTGCGAATTTTTGGGTATACCTCTACTAGATTTTTTTAGAGGAATAATCCATCCTATTAATCACCCTACCATAAACAAACAATATCAAAAACAGAAACTACAAAAATTAGATTTAGCTCAACAATTAGGATGTGACGACGGCAAAATATACAGGCAT from Nostoc sp. UHCC 0870 includes these protein-coding regions:
- a CDS encoding TniQ family protein, yielding MKINLNLLDELLDLEKPIIPPRSRLFSLEPIGLGTPYVESLTSYVVRLAETHSITTSKLVTSEIVPILRQEDSSYTSKKNSYIFSSIGSSQARGALNGTGVMSSNLVQALTTLTLRSDLCFLTMLPWAEVIASQKALSRHIKAWCHICYNEWQEQEQVVYEPLIWTLDVIKVCPRHHQRLQTQCPHCHKQLLALEEKTRLGYCSKCQGWLGVVSRIDSDIQCLSENELSWQIWVAENIGKIIATAPHLESFPSREVIGKIIYEYVNQATKGNYADFASFIGKSRTNVSEWCSGRKIPKLITTLQICEFLGIPLLDFFRGIIHPINHPTINKQYQKQKLQKLDLAQQLGCDDGKIYRHFPDFYHIISARYLRYRQAHRQELAQKIREDVRQAALKLHAEGKNPHGKSVGKLLSKPGIMLNKEAQVALRQIRLELGYEK